In Aspergillus flavus chromosome 3, complete sequence, one genomic interval encodes:
- a CDS encoding putative C6 finger domain protein (unnamed protein product) encodes MAYTVERLEWVKRLFLKPRRSRGFPKTSDSPRYSLRERSRFSTQTVTSTWIDDDNDDNYDPKARYTRRRKRSSRPHDVVSDTPEQQKSLVVVFPIKSDRGRAFLSSLLANHNDHGEPTSPEIPSNEVIDGDLNHPVTRVIRTSLAHPVIFNHEPPEDGSSPCHWCDNFTYGLLGLGRRTVEVLDFGDGRYIEIGGGQVAEGHEPSRMCVVCALERVHVIRCVAHRIVPLKGYDVDTFDLTGAYNSLVPKPGQAPKKINPWCSLCPNPAFFGCGALQAVNKFQEPVDASSQDAIGCGLLLCEKCEGLMRLYQGDLARVVMKNEETDAAFGTRADAMYLLPGNDMYRSYIGS; translated from the coding sequence ATGGCATACACCGTCGAGCGACTAGAGTGGGTCAAGAGGCTCTTTCTCAAACCCAGACGATCTCGCGGGTTCCCAAAGACCAGTGACAGCCCCAGGTACTCTCTGCGCGAGCGATCCCGCTTCAGTACGCAGACGGTCACCTCAACCtggattgatgatgataatgacGATAACTATGATCCGAAGGCCAGATATACCAGGAGACGAAAGCGTTCATCCCGACCACATGACGTGGTTTCAGATACACCAGAGCAACAGAAGAGTCTCGTCGTTGTTTTCCCCATCAAATCCGATAGGGGAAGagcatttctttcctcacttCTTGCGAACCACAATGATCACGGAGAGCCAACTTCGCCTGAGATACCATCAAATGAAGTTATTGACGGCGATTTAAACCACCCCGTCACCCGCGTTATTCGCACCTCCTTGGCGCATCCGGTAATCTTTAACCATGAGCCGCCGGAGGATGGATCTAGCCCGTGTCACTGGTGCGACAACTTCACATATGGACTGCTGGGTTTGGGCAGACGAACAGTCGAGGTGTTGGATTTTGGCGATGGAAGATACATCGAGATTGGTGGTGGTCAAGTTGCTGAAGGTCACGAGCCGAGTCGTATGTGCGTTGTTTGCGCGCTTGAACGTGTTCATGTCATACGATGTGTAGCTCATCGAATTGTCCCGCTCAAAGGATATGATGTCGACACATTTGATCTGACGGGTGCGTACAATAGCTTGGTTCCAAAGCCAGGACAGGCTCCGAAGAAGATCAATCCGTGGTGCTCATTGTGTCCGAACCCGGCATTTTTCGGATGCGGTGCCTTACAGGCAGTCAATAAGTTTCAAGAGCCTGTAGATGCTTCCTCTCAAGATGCGATTGGGTGTGGTCTGCTCCTTTGCGAGAAATGTGAGGGGCTGATGCGTCTCTACCAGGGAGACTTGGCGAGAGTTGTTatgaagaatgaagagaCAGATGCTGCGTTTGGGACACGCGCTGATGCGATGTATTTGCTGCCGGGAAATGACATGTACCGGTCCTATATCGGATCCTAG
- a CDS encoding O-methyltransferase — protein MSSLPPGAALASTVTSVAALGFVPVAVHFDLFDTLAKIEGPASGEDVLVAYRSSKGDKAENNVPCLRLVQDTLYAMSGLGFVDIAGDDLYSANAITKHLATMPSAQHGALHFTTEALLGAAFLMKKLKADNFEYPFKELETPYQYAYHSMGQEELAKQHTYSIMAAEGRMDSFNHFMVGKFMKTNTAPDRLKAFGYDLQSVLNEAGNGVPATMVDIGGGRGELLLDIKAAYPDLQASDLVVQEFNQDIIEIPGITLATWNYKEDTPQPIKGALVYHLAHILHNLSDLEAARLLQKISEAMGSHSRILIHEFAKNANYAKMHSAMIALYAGRERSAVEWRQMAALAGLKVTFEAYPEFGEGLIEMRKL, from the exons ATGTCTTCCCTTCCACCCGGGGCAGCTCTTGCAAGCACAGTTACTTCG GTCGCTGCACTTGGTTTTGTACCTGTTGCCGTGCATTTTGATCTCTTTGACACTTTGGCAAAGATCGAGGGCCCAGCGAGCGGAGAAGATGTTCTGGTCGCTTACAGAAGTAGCAAGGGTGATAAGGCTGAAAATAATGTGCCAT GTTTACGTTTAGTTC AGGATACCCTATATGCTATGTCCGGTCTGGGTTTTGTTGACATTGCCGGAGACGATCTGTACAGCGCCAATGCAATCACCAAACACTTGGCTACCATGCCTTCTGCCCAGCATGGTGCACTTCACTT TACAACTGAAGCTCTCCTGGGCGCTgcattcttgatgaagaaacTGAAAGCAGACAACTTTGAATACCCCTTTAAGGAGCTGGAGACGCCTTATCAGTACGCCTATCACTCAATGGGCCAGGAGGAGCTAGCAAAGCAACACACTTATTCCATTATGGCTGCTGAAGGCCGGATGGACAGCTTCAACCACTTTATGGTTGGCAAGTTCATGAAGACAAATACTGCCCCTGATCGCCTCAAGGCATTCGGATACGACTTACAGTCCGTGCTGAACGAGGCAGGAAATGGTGTTCCGGCTACTATGGTGGATATTGGTGGGGGCCGTGGAGAGCTGTTGCTGGATATTAAAGCGGCATACCCAGACTTGCAAGCCTCCGACCTTGTGGTACAAGAGTTTAACCAAGACATCATAGAGATTCCTGGAATTACACTAGCCACATGGAACTACAAGGAGGACACCCCACAACCCATCAAAGGAGCCTTAGTCTATCACCTCGCGCATATTCTCCACAATCTGTCGGATCTAGAAGCTGCTCGTTTGTTGCAGAAGATATCTGAGGCTATGGGGTCTCATTCTCGTATCCTGATTCATGAGTTTGCGAAGAATGCGAATTATGCCAAGATGCATTCAGCCATGATTGCATTATACGCGGGGCGGGAGAGAAGCGCGGTCGAGTGGCGCCAAATGGCTGCATTAGCAGGACTAAAGGTGACATTTGAAGCTTACCCGGAATTTGGAGAAGGACTGATCGAGATGAGGAAACTTTGA
- a CDS encoding polyamine transporter, whose protein sequence is MSEPKVEQPAFPMDGLDRAVPQKIETHVTTLEDDEDRNPRSWSPTKRRLMFITLMSSSILADGGMTWGSTLIVPQAMEWGISVNHSATSMNYGMLLQGIGGLIAIPLIEAYGRLPVWLWPQFITTFMVLGATLSNDYGTFTAFRSLQGLFGTVPQVVGLPIIHDMYRPEDWPQMINIWGTTFLIGPFIGPALAGYIGASSNWKVSFGILTVFYGISTILIFVFGYETYFVKGRQCQRNSRLQSILGIKNHNLPVGRTLGYWTKLLAIYIFKLPLLLTGIATMVNFCWPIGITVTVSTFVAEPPYLFNTVQSASLRWAPIIGGLIGTHSPHPMILFSFFFLGEKEREHGAGYAFGYWFNGWIERSRRINWRPEYRLHGVWVAIGTMACGLLTYGFTLNYGKHWIGLAFGWGMVVAGMIASTVSITAYNLEKYPDQSTVVSAIINAWRTASGFSVGYFQPAWIARNGISAVFGTQVAVVVAVLILTITPVIIIEGRKTKAQVAHA, encoded by the exons ATGAGCGAACCAAAGGTTGAACAGCCAGCATTTCCGATGGACGGGCTTGACAGGGCTGTACCACAAAAGATTGAGACTCATGTTACCAcccttgaagatgatgaggaccGCAACCCTCGGAGCTGGAGTCCAACGAAAAGACGCTTGATGTTCATAACACTCATGTCAAGCTCTATCCTGGCGGATGG TGGAATGACATGGGGGTCGACTCTTATTGTTCCCCAGGCCATGGAGTGGGGTATCAGCGTTAATCATTCAGCGACAAGCATGAATTATGGTATGTTGTTGCAAGGTATTGGTGGTCTTATAGCCATCCCCTTGATTGAAGCCTATGGACG TCTTCCTGTATGGTTATGGCCACAGTTTATTACCACCTTCATGGTACTCGGTGCGACACTTTCAAATGACTACGGCACGTTTACTGCATTTCGATCTCTTCAGGGTCTATTTGGCACGGTCCCGCAGGTTGTCGGTTTGCCAATCATTCATGACATGTATCGTCCCGAAG ACTGGCCCCAGATGATCAACATTTG GGGAACTACGTTCTTAATAGGTCCTTTTATTGGTCCTGCTCTAGCTGGATACATTGGTGCAAGCAGCAACTGGAAGGTTTCCTTTGGAATTCTAACGGTATTCTACGGAATATCCACCATTTTAATATTCGTATTTGGTTACGAAACATACTTTGTCAAAGGACGGCAATGCCAACGCAATTCCCGCTTACAATCCATTCTTGGAATCAAGAACCACAACTTGCCTGTTGGCCGAACCCTCGGCTACTGGACTAAGTTATTGGCCATCTATATCTTCAAGTTACCCCTTCTCTTGACTGGCATTGCAACTATGGTGAACTTTTGCTGGCCAATTG GTATCACTGTTACTGTTTCAACATTCGTTGCCGAACCTCCTTATCTCTTCAATACGGTTCAGTCCGCCTCGTTGCGATGGGCACCCATCATCGGTGGCTTGATCGGTACTCATTCCCCGCACCCCATGATTCTGTTtagtttcttctttttaggagaaaaagagagagagc ACGGAGCAGGCTATGCCTTTGGTTATTGGTTCAACGGATGGATTGAGAGATCTCGCCGAATCAACTGGCGCCCTGAATACCGTCTGCATGGCGTCTGGGTTGCTATCGGAACCATGGCATGTGGTCTCTTGACCTACGGTTTTACTCTAAACTATGGCAAGCACTGGATTGGGCTTGCATTCGGTTGGGGTATGGTTGTAGCGGGTATGATTGCTAGCACGGT GTCCATCACTGCATATAACCTTGAGAAGTATCCAGATCAATCCACTGTTGTGTCTGCCATTATCAACGCATGGCGCACGGCAAGTGGGTTTTCCGTAGGATATTTTCAGCCTGCTTGGATCGCGAGAAATGGCATCTCGGCTGTGTTCGGTACTCAGGTTGCTGTTGTCGTTGCAGTATTAATCCTTACTATTACTCCTGTTATTATTATCGAGGGCCGGAAAACTAAGGCACAAGTCGCCCACGCATGA
- a CDS encoding putative dynamin, with the protein MEKEASENSMLADPALLDKIDKLFACNVGQHIALPQLVVVGDQSSGKSSVLEGLTQLPFPRDSGLCTRFATQIIFRRDRGLSTRKVSASIIPASDSDPDRPARLRAWHTESIGSLEPSHFSTVMQEVHEFMGVAGNCALSTFSKDVLCLEISGPEEDHLSVIDVPGIFKNTTPGLTSKSDIAVVRDMVETYMKNPRSIMLTVVPANVDIATQEIIEMAREYDAEGERSIGVLTKPDLVDRGAEDKVLDLVAGNKLFLRHGWIVVRNLNQQELTDRETDRDEAEEAFSRQAPWSTIAKDKFGIKSLRSRLQEIVTENARREFPLVRSEISKRLKEAKSFLKALGNERETPEQQAGFLLDIMNKFQEITSQALSTNYGENDIFDEHMDLRLATRIVTRDTAFAKDLERYGHEYNFDTSGTESPDSSNTKSTTAPSDDSGDMNEFLTRKTGSIPELEDVVTQQTWESFPSDSDIYEWLKELYQSSRGFEIGTFSASLLATSMKKQSAKWPDFAKGYISDVITIVHGFIVKALEIACVDKRVFNHLLSIMMDNLLDKYQRALTQVDFLLHVERNQAPKTLNHYFNENLQRFRQERQCSKLKSKVINNSYGGEVIRLEDLTVLNHMSNTEYTVHDIHDILESYYKVARKRFVDNICMQAADYHLVTGPETPFKLFSSSLVNRLSRDELKDIAGEDASTVRQRINLKKTIRELEEGRRILLLGRTAQQTEGQLLEIGKLKVRHLNNLRLELSWYRIRRQLFGH; encoded by the exons atggAGAAAGAGGCGTCCGAAAACTCAATGCTAGCCGACCCAGCACTACTGGATAAGATCGACAAATTGTTCGCCTGCAACGTGGGTCAGCACATTGCTCTCCCACAACTAGTAGTTGTGGGCGATCAGTCCAGTGGAAAGTCCTCGGTCCTTGAAGGCCTTACCCAGCTCCCCTTTCCACGCGATAGCGGACTTTGCACTCGGTTCGCCACACAAATTATTTTTCGCAGAGATAGAGGCTTATCGACTCGCAAAGTCAGTGCCTCTATCATCCCAGCTTCCGACTCAGATCCCGACCGCCCTGCTAGACTTAGAGCATGGCACACTGAGAGCATCGGCAGCTTGGAGCCAAGTCACTTTTCCACAGTCATGCAAGAA GTCCACGAATTTATGGGAGTCGCTGGAAACTGTGCTCTGTCGACATTCTCTAAAGATGTCCTCTGCTTGGAGATCAGCGGGCCAGAAGAGGATCATCTGAGTGTGATCGACGTGCCTGGAATCTTCAAAAATACTACTCCGGGGCTAACTTCTAAATCTGATATTGCTGTGGTCAGAGATATGGTGGAAACATACATGAAGAACCCTCGGTCTATCATGCTTACTGTGGTTCCTGCCAACGTTGATATCGCTACTCAGGAAATCATCGAGATGGCCCGCGAGTATGATGCAGAAGGGGAGAGGAGCATTGGAGTTCTCACAAAGCCAGACTTGGTAGATAGGGGAGCTGAAGATAAGGTCCTTGACCTTGTTGCGGGGAACAAGTTATTTCTTCGGCATGGTTGGATAGTAGTCCGCAACTTAAACCAACAAGAGCTGACGGACAGGGAGACTGACCGTGATGAGGCAGAAGAGGCTTTCAGTCGGCAGGCACCTTGGAGCACTATTGCTAAAGATAAGTTTGGCATCAAGTCCTTGAGATCTCGTCTCCAAGAAATTGTTACTGAGAATGCACGACGGGAGTTTCCTTTG GTCCGGTCGGAAATCAGCAAGAGGCTGAAGGAAGCCAAGAGCTTCTTAAAGGCTCTTGGTAACGAGAGAGAGACGCCAGAACAGCAAGCAGGTTTTCTGTTAGACATTATGAACAAATTCCAAGAAATCACTTCCCAAGCGCTGAGCACGAACTACGGAGAGAATGATATCTTCGACGAACATATGGACCTTCGACTTGCCACTAGGATTGTCACCCGAGACACGGCATTTGCCAAAGATCTTGAGCGATATGGCCATGAGTACAACTTTGATACTAGTGGCACAGAGAGTCCGGATTCATCTAACACAAAGTCTACGACAGCGCCTTCAGACGATTCGGGGGATATGAACGAATTCCTCACTCGAAAGACCGGTAGCATACCAGAGCTTGAGGATGTCGTTACCCAGCAGACCTGGgaatcttttccttctgacaGTGATATCTACGAGTGGCTTAAGGAGCTATACCAATCATCTCGTGGTTTCGAGATTGGCACGTTCAGCGCGTCGTTGCTTGCTACTAGTATGAAAAAGCAATCAGCAAAATGGCCTGACTTTGCTAAGGGGTACATCAGTGATGTGATTACAATTGTCCATGGATTTATCGTTAAGGCACTAGAGATTGCCTGTGTGGACAAACGCGTATTCAACCACCTTCTTTCAATCATGATGGACAATCTTTTGGACAAGTACCAGCGTGCCCTGACACAAGTCGACTTTCTGCTCCATGTGGAACGTAACCAGGCACCCAAGACACTCAATCACTATTTCAATGAAAATCTCCAAAGATT CCGCCAGGAACGCCAGTGTTCTAAGCTTAAAAGTAAAGTCATCAACAACAGCTATGGTGGAGAGGTCATTCGACTGGAAGACCTTACTGTGCTAAATCACATGAGCAACACTGAATACACCGTTCACGATATTCATGATATTCTCGAGTCTTATTATAAGGTAGCTCGGAAACGATTCGTGGACAACATTTGCATGCAGGCAGCAGACTATCATCTCGTCACTGGGCCAGAGACCCCATTCAAGCTTTTCTCGTCCTCTTTGGTCAACAGACTGTCTAGGGATGAGCTTAAGGACATAGCTGGCGAGGATGCGTCCACTGTACGTCAACGAATTAACCTGAAGAAGACAATCAGGGAGCTCGAAGAGGGTAGGAGGATACTGCTGCTTGGGCGAACAGCGCAGCAAACTGAAGGGCAACTTCTGGAGATAGGAAAGCTAAAGGTCCGGCATTTGAATAATCTTAGATTAGAGCTCAGCTGGTATCGAATAAGAAGGCAACTTTTCGGTCATTAA
- a CDS encoding carboxylesterase type B produces the protein MSAPQVSHQTLNAEFKGTARKIGETDIHQFRGIKYANIPARFERAEPVDNFNGASVDATQYGPRCPQAAVDVRHLLRIPEDFEILDEPEDEFECLNLDITCPPLSANSAPLPVLIWIHGTDLMTLTSAFGHSRLTIIQVVLKLSPSVREHPRSAVSNLSLQCYLMSSIDLVTDPAKIVADSIEAKQPIIVVSINYRLNIFSFGDGKERNLALKDQRLGIDWVRKNIAAFGGNPDNITLSGESAGAVYVHAHLVTGPPVKRAVLASGSLYLSSPLPVERGNGLIQALQTKVKELGQPSLREASVSTLVQALKECNVNTMWIQEEPELENWETKPEQVDELMIGDTEYESVIWRNGVETLDGETITAAFEQEKEWGTKLRKLYQVVADRPTACKLGALDLVNDIRYTLPVEVISEKLAAANKRVYRYVFDQANPWQASSRAHHAVDLLYLFAGVDLSFNPTAEIVGQETRKRWIRFVSGSSPWSSERRFAFGPVGDCKEISEAQFAGRRRVNHLKVLKEAGVGAYMPIATALTAGKISLLN, from the exons ATGAGCGCGCCGCAAGTTTCTCATCAAACCCTAAACGCAGAGTTCAAGGGCACTGCGCGCAAGATTGGGGAGACTGATATCCACCAATTCCGAGGAATTAAATATGCCAATATTCCCGCCAGGTTTGAGCGTGCCGAACCTGTAGATAACTTCAATGGAGCATCTGTCGATGCCACTCAATACGG ACCGAGATGCCCTCAGGCAGCTGTAGACGTGCGCCATTTGTTGCGGATTCCTGAAGATTTCGAGATTCTGGATGAGCCTGAGGACGAATTCGAATGTCTTAATCTGGACATCACATGTCCGCCTTTGTCAGCCAATTCGGCGCCCCTTCCCGTTTTGATCTGGATTCATGGTACAGACTTGATGACATTGACCTCAGCGTTCGGACACTCACGGCTGACTATCATCCAGGTGGTTCTCAAGTTGTCACCTTCTGTTCGGGAGCATCCAAGATCTGCGGTCAGTAATCTGAGTCTGCAATGCTATCTAATGTCCAGTATTGACTTGGTCACAGATCCCGCCAAGATTGTGGCTGATTCGATTGAGGCCAAACAGCCCATTATTGTTGTTTCTATCAATTATCGACTCAACATCTTCAGCTTCGgagatggaaaagagaggaacCTCGCACTGAAGGACCAGAGGCTGGGGATTGATTGGGTGCGGAAGAATATCGCCGCTTTTGGGGGCAATCCG GACAATATCACTCTCTCCGGTGAAAGTGCAGGTGCTGTTTATGTTCATGCACATCTGGTCACTGGCCCCCCTGTAAAGAGAGCAGTTTTAGCATCTGGATCCCTTTACCTCTCGTCTCCGTTGCCCGTGGAGCGCGGCAACGGACTTATACAGGCCTTACAGACGAAGGTGAAGGAGCTTGGGCAGCCATCTCTTCGTGAGGCCTCCGTCTCTACTCTCGTACAAGCACTAAAGGAGTGCAACGTGAACACGATGTGGATCCAGGAGGAGCCAGAGCTTGAGAATTGGGAAACGAAGCCGGAACAGGTCGACGAGCTTATGATAGGTGACACAGAATATGAG TCCGTCATCTGGAGAAACGGAGTAGAAACACTGGACGGGGAGACGATTACTGCTGCCTTTGAacaagagaaggaatggggtACCAAACTGCGAAAGCTGTACCAAGTGGTCGCCGACCGCCCTACAGCCTGTAAGCTGGGTGCCTTAGATCTGGTCAATGACATTCGCTATACGCTCCCTGTTGAGGTCATTTCTGAAAAGCTTGCGGCAGCCAACAAGAGAGTGTATAGGTATGTGTTTGACCAAGCCAACCCATGGCAAGCTTCCAGCCGCGCTCATCATGCTGTTGACCTTCTCTATCTCTTCGCGGGTGTTGATTTGTCCTTTAACCCCACTGCGGAAATCGTGGGTCAAGAGACAAGAAAACGTTGGATTCGGTTCGTCAGTGGCAGTAGCCCCTGGTCTTCAGAGCGAAGATTCGCCTTCGGACCAGTTGGGGACTGCAAAGAAATATCGGAGGCGCAGTTTGCGGGTCGGAGACGAGTAAATCATCTCAAGGTGTTGAAAGAGGCTGGAGTTGGTGCATATATGCCTATCGCTACTGCCCTAACAGCAGGGAAGATTAGTCTCTTGaattga
- a CDS encoding vesicular amine transporter, whose translation MRLWPSGDGTSEPPVFLEWRSSKSFIIFVVVFAVFTDILLYGLIVPVTPTALHERVGLSEDNEQSWTSILLALYGAALLAFSPIAGYIADRIESRWWPLIIGLIALGAATALLCVGTHIGLWIAGRLFQGASAAVVWTVGCALLVDTVGKDELGQALGYIGMGMTLGVMGGPLLGGVIYEHGGYYAVFALAFALIGLDILFRIIMIEKKYAAKWLPPAEVSSDGENLNNEAASQGTTESAGPSTRKSDHNREGHPQTVAPALSESSQIIEKSNDQGLNKCNHSTTTGPHPARAILTLLASHRMLVTIWTYFILSLALTSLDSVLPLYVQDTFHWGQTGQGLIFVPLSIPHLIDPIVGFLNDKFPNARRYLAAGALFATVPVIVCFRFVTEDSMRQKVLLCALLALLGACLAFLMPPILVEASYVVQEKEEKNPNIFGKGGAMALSYGILNAAFAAGSIVGPFFAGFIRESAGWATMSWALALLTGVSAVPVLLFLGGFFFKSQKNVEPRSAA comes from the exons ATGCGCCTATGGCCGTCTGGTGACGGGACATCGGAGCCACCGGTGTTCCTGGAATGGAGATCATCGAAGTCTTTCATTATCTTTGTGGTGGTGTTTGCAGTTTTCACG GACATCTTGCTATATGGACTA ATAGTTCCTGTGACCCCAACTGCTCTTCATGAGAGAGTTGGCCTATCGGAAGATAATG AGCAGAGCTGGACATCTATCTTGCTGGCTCTCTACGGAGCAGCTCTGCTGGCGTTCTCAC CTATTGCTGGATACATAGCCGATCGAATTGAGTCACGATGGTGGCCTCTAATAATCGGCTTGATTGCCTTGGGTGCCGCTACAGCGTTGCTTTGTGTCGGTACCCATATCGGTCTTTGGATCGCTGGCCGCCTGTTCCAGGGAGCATCGGCGGCAGTTGTCTGGACAGTAGGATGTGCACTCCTAGTCGATACAGTTGGTAAGGACGAGCTTGGACAAGCGTTAGGTTATATCGGCATGGGGATGACCCTTGGAGTAATGGGAGGTCCCCTCCTCGGCGGTGTTATTTACGAACACGGAGGGTATTATGCTGTTTTTGCGTTGGCTTTCGCGTTGATTGGATTGGACATCTTGTTCCGGATTATCATGATTGAGAAGAAGTATGCCGCAAAATGGCTCCCTCCTGCAGAGGTATCCTCCGATGGCGAGAATTTGAATAACGAAGCTGCCTCTCAAGGCACCACAGAGTCCGCGGGCCCCTCTACACGGAAAAGCGATCACAATCGAGAAGGGCACCCACAGACCGTAGCACCTGCATTGTCAGAAAGCTCACAAATCATCGAGAAATCAAATGACCAAGGTCTCAACAAGTGCAATCACTCGACAACCACGGGGCCCCACCCAGCGAGGGCCATACTCACTCTACTAGCGTCGCATCGCATGCTAGTCACTATATGGACATATTTTATCCTCTCGCTCGCCCTGACCTCACTTGACAGTGTGCTTCCCCTTTATGTGCAAGACACTTTTCACTGGGGGCAGACAGGCCAGGGATTAATCTTCGTCCCTCTATCCATCCCGCACCTCATAGACCCCATAGTGGGATTCCTCAACGACAAATTCCCGAATGCACGTCGCTACCTTGCAGCAGGCGCACTGTTCGCCACTGTCCCAGTCATTGTCTGTTTTCGATTCGTCACGGAGGACTCGATGAGACAAAAAGTACTGCTTTGCGCCCTACTAGCGCTTCTGGGGGCCTGTCTAGCTTTCCTCATGCCCCCCATCCTGGTGGAAGCCTCATATGTTgtacaagagaaagaagagaagaatccCAATATATTTGGTAAGGGAGGAGCCATGGCTCTTTCATATGGAATTTTGAATGCCGCCTTTGCCGCGGGCAGTATAGTCGGGCCATTTTTTGCGGGCTTCATTCGAGAAAGTGCCGGTTGGGCGACGATGTCGTGGGCCCTTGCACTATTGACGGGCGTGTCGGCCGTACCAGTGCTGCTGTTCTTGGGTGGATTCTTTTTCAAAAGCCAGAAGAATGTGGAGCCTCGGTCTGCTGCGTGA